From the Oceanobacillus kimchii X50 genome, the window TTAACGCTGTATTGAATATCATAGCGAATATAACAATTGCCATAATAAACCCTAAAATTGGAGAGATATCGTTTACAATACCAAGCATAGGCATGTCCATGCTTCCTACCTCTTCAATTTTAGAGAATATTGCTAAGTGGCTAAATACGATTAGAATACCTAATCCAAGTCCACCTACCAAACCACCAAGTGCTGCAGTTCTTGAGTCTTTTTCAGCTCCACCCATTACTAGTGCCATTGATGCCCCTACTGCAGTATTAAAGGAAGCATAGTTAATACCAGCGATAAACCAGTTTGGTAATGATGATGTGTGTTGTTGTGCAACGTTATCTAATGCAGATATAGACCCATCGAATGTAAAGAAACTATAAATGGAGATCAGTATAACAAATAAAATTAAGAATGGTGTAATACTACCAATTATAGATACTACTCTATCAATATTTACCATCCCACATATAATAACTAAAACTGTCATTAAAATAGTCCCTACAATCGCAGGTACCCCAAACTGTTGATTTAGGTTTGATCCTGCACCCGCCAGCATAACGACACCTACACCAAAGAGTGTAAAGATAAGAATGTAGTCGATAATGAGCCCAATCCACTTTCCACTAATTCGATATATCACATCTTTATGTGAATTTGTTTTCATCACACTTCCTAACCACACAAGCGCAAATCCAATATACGCAAATAAAGCGGTTGCAATTACGGCCCCAATAGTTCCCATGAGACCAAAACTAGTAAAATACTGTAACACTTCTTGGCCTGAAGCAAATCCTGCACCTACGATTACGCCGATAAAAGCGCTTCCAATCAGTAGAATTTTTTTCATGATGTATATCCTCCCAACTTGTGTCATTATATACTATATCACCTTAAATATGAAATATATTTGTGTATATACTAAAATAGACAGATACATATTTGTTTATTTGTTTAAAATTGATGGAGGAAAATGATGAATTTAAATATAGATATACTTCATAAACGCTTAAATGATATCGTCACTTCACCAAATCAATTAGCCGACAACATTGCTGATCTATTCGAGTGTCCGATTACGATAGAAGATTCTAATCACCATGTTATTTCATATAGTCAGCATAAAGATGACATCGATCAGGTACGTATTTCTACGATTATAAATAGGAAAGTACCGGATAAAGTTATTAATGCTTTTTGGAAAAAAGGTTACATGCCTAAACTAATTGATAGTGACGACCCTGTCGTGATTCCAGAAATACAAGAAGTAGGACTTGGAAATAGAATTGCTATCTCTGTTAGAAAACAAAATGAAATACTGGGATTTATCTGGGCACATACATCCGATAAAACCTTCACGGAAGCAGAAATATCCCTCTTTAAAGAAGCTGCCACCTATGTTAAAAAATATTTTTTGAAAAATCGTCAGCACAATCGAAAATCCGAAGAAGGTTATCGCGATTTCTTCTGGCAACTTCTGCGCGGGGATCTACAAAACACGGATGATATCAATCGGCAAGCAAAACAATATAACATCCAATTACAAGATGATAAAACGATTGTTGTTATTCGTTTCTCGGATGAAGTGAATGAACAAATGGAAAAACATGCGTATTATTTATCCGAGTCCCAAGTGAAAGTTAATGTTATTACACGCCTATTTGATGATAATGATTTCATTATGCTAGTAGGATTACCGACGCAGTCTGATTCAAAACAATCATTATATGAATTTATTCAACAATTCATCCACCGTATTGGAGAGCAACTAAATCTAAACAATGTATTAGGTGCTGGAGGGTTACGTTACGAACAACCGCAATTGATTGGACAATCCTATCAACAAGCGAAAAACGTATTAAAACTCCAACAACTAATACCAGAAAGAATAAATGATATCCTTTTATATGAAGATTTAGGAGTATTACAGTTTATTGATATGCTTGCAGAAACTAGAAAAGATGAACATTATTACAATCCTTACATGGAAAGACTGCGTTCTTATGATAAGCGACATCAAACTTCTTTATTAGAAACATTAGATATTTATTTGCAATGCGATAGTAATGTATATCGTGCTGCAAAGAAGCTATTTGTTCATCCGAATACGATGAATTATCGATTGAAACGGATTAAAGAAGTAAGTGGAATTGACCTGAAAAACGCGAACCAAAAAACAAACATTTATCTCGATCTGCTTATCGATAGCATTCAGAAAACATGATTTGTGTATTTGCACAAATCATGTTTTTTTATTTTATATTTTTAAATGATGAAACCGCTTCACGAAAGCTGTACGATAAGGGTAGAAATTGATAAAGGAGTTGTTTATAAATGATTATTGGTGTTCCTAAGGAAATTAAAAACAACGAGAATCGTGTTGCAATGACACCTGCTGGGGTCGTTCATTTAATAAATGCTGGTCACACTGTACAGATTGAGAAAGGTGCAGGACTAGGAAGTAATTTTACAGATGCAGAATACAAAGAAGCTGGTGCAGAACTTATCGATAGCGCTGCTAGTGTGTGGGAAAATGCAGATATGATTATGAAGGTAAAAGAACCGCTTTCTTCTGAATACAAATACTTCCGTAAAGGTCTTGTTTTATTCACTTATCTTCACCTTGCTGCTGCTCCAGAGTTAACAAAAGCATTAGTTGACAGTGAAGTAACTGCAATTGCTTATGAAACAATTACAGTAAATGGTACATTACCACTATTAACTCCAATGAGTGAAGTAGCAGGACGTATGGCTACACAAATCGGTGCACAGTATTTAGAGAAATCAGAGGGCGGAAAAGGTATCCTTCTTGGTGGGATTCCAGGAGTAAGCCGCGGTAAAGTAACTGTAATCGGTGGTGGAGTTGTTGGTACACACGCTGCTAAAATTGCTCTAGGTCTTGGAGCAGAAGTAACGATTATTGACTTAAATCCTGTACGTCTTCGTCAATTAGACGATATCTTTGGTTCAAGCATTCAGACATTAATGTCTAATCCGTACAACATTGCAGAAGCTGTAAAAGATTCTGATCTAGTTATTGGTTCTGTATTAATTCCAGGACGCAAAGCTCCAAAACTAGTTACAGATGAAATGATTCAATCTATGCAACCAGGATCTGTTCTTGTAGACGTTGCAATCGACCAAGGTGGTAACTTCGAAACTGTAGATCACCCGACTACACATGATGAGCCAATCTATGTAAAACATGATGTACTTCATTATGCGGTCGCAAACATCCCTGGTGCAGTACCACGTACAGCTACTGTTGGTTTGACAAATGTAACAGTACCATATGCGGTACAAATCGCTTCAAAAGGTGCAGTAAAAGCTATTCAAGACAACCCGGCAATCCTTTCTGGTGTAAACGTAATGAACGGTAAAGTAACTTACGAAGCAGTTGCTGCTGATCTTGGGTACGACTTTGTTTCACCTGAAGATGCAATCAAAAACACAGAATTAGTTTAATTTTATCCTTTAGAAAGAAGGATGAAATTAAACTAAGCATATTCATTATTTCATCTTTACCGAACTTTTTAACACATCCATTTTCA encodes:
- a CDS encoding membrane protein, producing the protein MKKILLIGSAFIGVIVGAGFASGQEVLQYFTSFGLMGTIGAVIATALFAYIGFALVWLGSVMKTNSHKDVIYRISGKWIGLIIDYILIFTLFGVGVVMLAGAGSNLNQQFGVPAIVGTILMTVLVIICGMVNIDRVVSIIGSITPFLILFVILISIYSFFTFDGSISALDNVAQQHTSSLPNWFIAGINYASFNTAVGASMALVMGGAEKDSRTAALGGLVGGLGLGILIVFSHLAIFSKIEEVGSMDMPMLGIVNDISPILGFIMAIVIFAMIFNTALSMFYSFGARFADVGTKKFKNFYIIVILAGFACSFVGFTELVAFFYPLIGYLGLVLIGVLIYAPFKVKKMKELQQHSS
- a CDS encoding PucR family transcriptional regulator, with product MNLNIDILHKRLNDIVTSPNQLADNIADLFECPITIEDSNHHVISYSQHKDDIDQVRISTIINRKVPDKVINAFWKKGYMPKLIDSDDPVVIPEIQEVGLGNRIAISVRKQNEILGFIWAHTSDKTFTEAEISLFKEAATYVKKYFLKNRQHNRKSEEGYRDFFWQLLRGDLQNTDDINRQAKQYNIQLQDDKTIVVIRFSDEVNEQMEKHAYYLSESQVKVNVITRLFDDNDFIMLVGLPTQSDSKQSLYEFIQQFIHRIGEQLNLNNVLGAGGLRYEQPQLIGQSYQQAKNVLKLQQLIPERINDILLYEDLGVLQFIDMLAETRKDEHYYNPYMERLRSYDKRHQTSLLETLDIYLQCDSNVYRAAKKLFVHPNTMNYRLKRIKEVSGIDLKNANQKTNIYLDLLIDSIQKT
- the ald gene encoding alanine dehydrogenase, encoding MIIGVPKEIKNNENRVAMTPAGVVHLINAGHTVQIEKGAGLGSNFTDAEYKEAGAELIDSAASVWENADMIMKVKEPLSSEYKYFRKGLVLFTYLHLAAAPELTKALVDSEVTAIAYETITVNGTLPLLTPMSEVAGRMATQIGAQYLEKSEGGKGILLGGIPGVSRGKVTVIGGGVVGTHAAKIALGLGAEVTIIDLNPVRLRQLDDIFGSSIQTLMSNPYNIAEAVKDSDLVIGSVLIPGRKAPKLVTDEMIQSMQPGSVLVDVAIDQGGNFETVDHPTTHDEPIYVKHDVLHYAVANIPGAVPRTATVGLTNVTVPYAVQIASKGAVKAIQDNPAILSGVNVMNGKVTYEAVAADLGYDFVSPEDAIKNTELV